In Carassius auratus strain Wakin chromosome 39, ASM336829v1, whole genome shotgun sequence, a genomic segment contains:
- the LOC113058091 gene encoding START domain-containing protein 10-like translates to MPVQIPDDTDFLSFRDQCESQDGWVARYNKGVVTVWCRDEECKTVQKLKMRIVCKDVTAETLYDVLHDTSYRKKWDTNMIDTFDIGRLTVNADVGYYSWKCPSPLKNRDFVTMRSWLPLGNDYLIINYSVKHPGYPPKKDYVRAVSLLTGYLIQSNGANCCTLYYLTQVDPRGSLPKWVVNRASQLVAPKAMKKIYKACLKYPEWKRKHEPNLKPWRYPEQNTLPSISVADLTVQRADSLENIDESSASEEKAQHHSDDDET, encoded by the exons ATGCCAGTGCAGATACCGGACGACACCGATTTCTTATCTTTCCGAGATCAATGTGAAAGTCAGGATGGCTGGGTCGCCCGTTATAATAAAGGAGTAGTGACGGTTTGGTGTCGAGACGAGGAGTGCAAAACTGTGCAGAAACTCAAG ATGCGAATCGTGTGCAAGGACGTGACAGCAGAGACCCTCTACGACGTCTTGCACGACACGAGCTACCGGAAAAAATGGGACACCAACATGATCGACACTTTTGATATTGGACGGCTGACAGTTAATGCAGATGTGGGATATTATTCCT GGAAATGTCCAAGTCCATTGAAGAACAGAGACTTTGTCACCATGCGGTCATGGCTTCCTCTTGGCAATGACTATCTGATAATCAACTACTCGGTCAAACACCCG GGATACCCACCAAAGAAGGATTATGTCAGAGCTGTGTCTTTACTCACTGGGTACTTGATCCAATCCAACGGAGCGAACTGCTGCACTCTTTATTACTTGACGCAAGTGGATCCACGAG GGTCTTTACCCAAGTGGGTAGTAAACAGGGCCTCACAGTTAGTGGCACCAAAG GCTATGAAAAAGATTTATAAAGCCTGCCTAAAGTACCCGGAGTGGAAGCGGAAGCACGAGCCCAATCTGAAGCCGTGGAGGTACCCGGAGCAGAACACACTACCCAGCATCAGTGTAGCCGACCTGACAGTGCAGAGAGCAGATTCCCTGGAGAACATCGACGAGAGCAGTGCGAGCGAGGAGAAAGCCCAGCACCACAGCGATGATGACGAGACCTAA